The region AGGATGGAGAATAAACCAAGAAGACCAAAAACAACTAGAACAAGCATACCCAATAACGTGAAGTAATGCTTAAAATCTTAACAGTAGGCGATGAGTAATGAAGCTGATTAAGATATCTGGTGAAGGCTTATCATCAGGTGAGGTCAATGAAAAGGAATTAGGTGTAACTAAACCCTACACTGCAGTAATAGGGGGTTCAGGACTCTATGACCCAGGGATATTTGAGGAGCCAATTGAGGTTCAAATGCATACACCGTACGGATTACCCAGCGACAATATAATAATTGGTAGAGTTAAGGGGGAGTGGGTTGCCTTCCTGCCGAGGCATGGGCGTGGGCATAGGTATCCGCCTCATAAAATACCATACAGGGCTAACATATGGGCTCTCAGGGCACTGGGGGTTAGGGCCATATTATCGATAAGCGCCGTGGGTAGTTTAAGACAGGACTATGCCCCAGGAGACTTTGTTGTTCCGGATCAATTCGTTGACATGACTAAGAATAGGGAGTACACGTTCTATGATGGTCCAAGGGTATGCCATGTGCAGATAGGTCTTGAACCCTTCAATAATGACTTAAGGAGACTGATAATTGAGTC is a window of Caldivirga sp. DNA encoding:
- a CDS encoding S-methyl-5'-thioadenosine phosphorylase produces the protein MKLIKISGEGLSSGEVNEKELGVTKPYTAVIGGSGLYDPGIFEEPIEVQMHTPYGLPSDNIIIGRVKGEWVAFLPRHGRGHRYPPHKIPYRANIWALRALGVRAILSISAVGSLRQDYAPGDFVVPDQFVDMTKNREYTFYDGPRVCHVQIGLEPFNNDLRRLIIESASKYNKTHDSGCYVCIEGPRFSTKAESRIWRDVYGCDIIGMTLIPEVNLARELGMCYALLAVITDYDIWVPHQPVTAELVEKTMGEKLDLAKRVMTEVIPRIPKDIHVKCQETLKDACV